Proteins from a single region of Orcinus orca chromosome 20, mOrcOrc1.1, whole genome shotgun sequence:
- the DRC7 gene encoding dynein regulatory complex subunit 7 isoform X1, protein MLVAPSWSEVGHSECIYSSYRDLISRQSETQQMEVLKEKVEEEEEAERAEQAERAERAKKMMRPMEVRKEDTTRTQEMLRDLERKLSEIEVSIPEKPSTFTKDAIDTSKLPLSYQSNTPKEEHLLQVADNFSRQYSHLCPDRVPLFLYPVNECNVPKFVSTTIRPTLMPYPELYNWDTCAQFVSDFLSVVPLPDPLKPPSYLYSSTTVLKYQEGNCFDFSTLLCSMLLGAGYDAYCVYGYGSQDLCHMDLTREVCPLTVKPKEMVKEEEKAPPKKYAVKPPRDLTSRFEREQEIKRQEGVKAEEEKRLKQGERLAEQESAKTDPLHGLRVHSWVLVLSGKREVPESFFIDPFTARSYSTQDDHFLGIESLWNHKNYWVNMQDCWNCCKDLVFDLGDPVRWEYLLLETDKPLLSLTEEEDDGMNDDDDVENLGKEDEDKSFDMPCSWVEQIEISPEAFETRCPNGKKVIQYKRARLEKWAPYLNNNGLVCRLTTYEDLQCTKILEIKEWFQNRKDMLELKHINKVTGLNIDYFKPGHPQALRAHSYTSMQPEMDRVMEFYETARVDGLIKREETPRTMTEYYQGRPDLLSYRHVNFGPRIKKLSLNSAESNPRPVVKITERFSRDPAKPADEDVAERVFLLLDERIQLRYHCREDHLTASKREFLWRAEGDSKGNKIIMTPDMCLSFEVEPMEHTKKLLYQYEAMMKLKNEEKLARHQAWESELEVLEILKLREEEEAAHVLTISIYDTKRNEKSKEYREAMERMMLEEHLWQAEAQLDYLAPFLAQLPPGEKLTRWQAVRLKDECLSDFKQRLIDKANLIQARFEKETQELQKQQQWYQENQVTLTPEDEDLYLSYCSQAMFRIRILEQRLNRHKELAPLKYLALEEKLYKDPRLVELLKVFV, encoded by the exons ATGTTGGTGGCTCCTTCCTGGTCTGAAGTCGGCCACTCAGAGTGCATTTATTCCTCCTACAGAGACCTCATCTCTAGACAGTCGGAGACACAGCAGATGGAGGTCCTGAAGGAGaaagtggaggaggaagaggaggccgAGCGGGCCGAGCAGGCCGAGAGGGCCGAGAGGGCCAAGAAAATGATGAGGCCGATGGAGGTGCGGAAGGAGGACACCACCAGGACGCAGGAGATGCTCAGAGACCTGGAGAGGAAGCTGTCGGAGATTGAGGTCTCCATCCCGGAGAAGCCCTC GACTTTTACCAAGGATGCTATTGACACCTCCAAGCTGCCCCTTTCCTACCAAAGCAACACGCCCAAGGAGGAACACCTGCTGCAGGTGGCAGACAACTTCTCCCGCCAGTACAGCCATTTGTGCCCGGACCGCGTGCCCCTCTTCTTGTACCCAGTGAACGAGTGCAACGTGCCT AAGTTCGTGAGCACGACCATCCGGCCCACACTGATGCCTTACCCTGAGCTCTACAACTGGGACACCTGCGCCCAGTTTGTCTCAGACTTCCTGTCCGTGGTGCCCTTGCCCGACCCCCTCAAGCCG CCCTCCTACCTGTACTCCTCGACCACGGTGCTCAAGTACCAGGAGGGCAACTGCTTTGACTTCAGCACGCTGCTCTGCTCCATGCTCCTCGGCGCCGGCTACGATGCCTACTGCGTCTACGGCTATGGCTCGCAGGACCTGTGCCACATGGACCTGACTCGAGAGGTGTGCCCACTCACCGTGAAGCCCAAGGAG ATGgtcaaggaggaggaaaaggcacCACCTAAGAAGTACGCCGTCAAACCGCCCAGGGACCTGACAAGCAGGTTTGAGCGGGAGCAGGAGATAAAAAGGCAGGAGGGAGTCAAGGCCGAGGAGGAGAAGCGGCTGAAGCAGGGGGAGCGCCTCGCG GAGCAGGAGAGTGCAAAGACCGACCCCCTGCATGGCCTGCGGGTACACTCCTGGGTCCTGGTGTTGTCGGGGAAACGCGAGGTGCCCGAGAGCTTTTTCATTGACCCGTTCACTGCACGCAGCTACAGCACCCAAGACGACCACTTCCTGGGAATAGAGAGCCTCTGGAACCACAAGAACTACTGGGTCAACATGCAGGACTGTTGGAACTGCTGCAAG GACCTGGTCTTTGACCTGGGAGACCCTGTGAGGTGGGAGTACCTGCTCTTGGAGACTGACAAGCCTCTCCTGTCCCTGACTGAGGAGGAGGACGACGGGATGAACGATGACGATGATGTGGAAAATCTG GGCAAGGAGGATGAGGATAAGAGCTTCGACATGCCGTGCTCGTGGGTGGAGCAGATTGAGATCTCCCCAGAAG CGTTCGAGACCCGCTGCCCAAACGGGAAGAAGGTGATACAGTACAAGAGGGCAAGGCTGGAGAAGTGGGCCCCGTACCTCAACAACAACGGCCTTGTGTGCCGCCTCACCACCTACGAGGACTTGCAGT GTACCAAGATTTTGGAGATAAAGGAGTGGTTCCAGAACCGGAAGGATATGCTGGAGCTGAAGCACATAAACAAGGTCACGGGCCTGAACATCGACTACTTCAAGCCGGGCCACCCCCAGGCTCTGCGTG CGCACTCATACACGTCTATGCAACCCGAGATGGACCGCGTCATGGAGTTTTATGAAACGGCCCGCGTGGACGGCCTGATCAAACGGGAGGAGACGCCCAGGACAATGACGGAGTACTACCAAGGGCGGCCCGACCTCCTCTCCTACCGCCATGTCAATTTCGGGCCCCGGATCAAGAAGTTGTCTCTGAACAGTGCAGAGTCAAACCCCCGGCCCGTGGTG AAAATCACAGAGCGATTCTCCCGCGACCCTGCGAAGCCTGCAGATGAAGACGTGGCAGAGCGCGTGTTTCTGTTGCTGGATGAGCGCATCCAGCTGCGCTATCACTGCCGCGAGGACCACCTCACGGCCTCCAAGCGTGAGTTCCTGTGGCGCGCGGAGGGGGACAGCAAGGGCAACAAGATCATCATGACGCCTGACATGTGTCTCAGCTTTGAG GTGGAGCCCATGGAGCACACCAAGAAGCTTCTCTACCAGTACGAGGCCATGATGAAGCTGAAGAACGAGGAGAAGTTGGCCAGGCATCAGGCTTGGGAGTCAGAGCTGGAG GTGCTGGAGATCCTGAAGCTTcgggaggaagaggaggcggcGCATGTGCTGACCATCTCCATCTACGACACCAAGCGCAACGAGAAGAGCAAGGAGTATCGGGAGGCCATG GAGCGCATGATGCTCGAGGAGCACCTGTGGCAGGCGGAGGCCCAGCTGGACTACCTGGCCCCGTTTCTGGCACAGCTCCCACCAGGAGAGAAGCTGACACGCTGGCAGGCCGTGCGCCTCAAGGATGAGTGCCTCAGTGACTTCAAGCAGCGGCTCATCGACAAGGCCAACCTCATCCAGGCCCGGTTTGAAAAG GAGACCCAGGAGCTGCAAAAGCAGCAGCAGTGGTATCAGGAGAACCAGGTGACCCTGACACCCGAGGATGAAGACTTGTACCTGAGTTACTGCTCTCAGGCCATGTTCCGCATCCGCATCCTGGAGCAGCGGCTCAATCG ACACAAGGAGCTGGCCCCACTGAAGTACCTGGCTCTGGAGGAAAAGCTCTACAAGGACCCACGCCTGGTGGAGTTACTGAAAGTCTTTGTTTGA
- the DRC7 gene encoding dynein regulatory complex subunit 7 isoform X4: MLVAPSWSEVGHSECIYSSYRDLISRQSETQQMEVLKEKVEEEEEAERAEQAERAERAKKMMRPMEVRKEDTTRTQEMLRDLERKLSEIEVSIPEKPSTFTKDAIDTSKLPLSYQSNTPKEEHLLQVADNFSRQYSHLCPDRVPLFLYPVNECNVPKFVSTTIRPTLMPYPELYNWDTCAQFVSDFLSVVPLPDPLKPPSYLYSSTTVLKYQEGNCFDFSTLLCSMLLGAGYDAYCVYGYGSQDLCHMDLTREVCPLTVKPKEEQESAKTDPLHGLRVHSWVLVLSGKREVPESFFIDPFTARSYSTQDDHFLGIESLWNHKNYWVNMQDCWNCCKDLVFDLGDPVRWEYLLLETDKPLLSLTEEEDDGMNDDDDVENLGKEDEDKSFDMPCSWVEQIEISPEAFETRCPNGKKVIQYKRARLEKWAPYLNNNGLVCRLTTYEDLQCTKILEIKEWFQNRKDMLELKHINKVTGLNIDYFKPGHPQALRAHSYTSMQPEMDRVMEFYETARVDGLIKREETPRTMTEYYQGRPDLLSYRHVNFGPRIKKLSLNSAESNPRPVVKITERFSRDPAKPADEDVAERVFLLLDERIQLRYHCREDHLTASKREFLWRAEGDSKGNKIIMTPDMCLSFEVEPMEHTKKLLYQYEAMMKLKNEEKLARHQAWESELEVLEILKLREEEEAAHVLTISIYDTKRNEKSKEYREAMERMMLEEHLWQAEAQLDYLAPFLAQLPPGEKLTRWQAVRLKDECLSDFKQRLIDKANLIQARFEKETQELQKQQQWYQENQVTLTPEDEDLYLSYCSQAMFRIRILEQRLNRHKELAPLKYLALEEKLYKDPRLVELLKVFV; encoded by the exons ATGTTGGTGGCTCCTTCCTGGTCTGAAGTCGGCCACTCAGAGTGCATTTATTCCTCCTACAGAGACCTCATCTCTAGACAGTCGGAGACACAGCAGATGGAGGTCCTGAAGGAGaaagtggaggaggaagaggaggccgAGCGGGCCGAGCAGGCCGAGAGGGCCGAGAGGGCCAAGAAAATGATGAGGCCGATGGAGGTGCGGAAGGAGGACACCACCAGGACGCAGGAGATGCTCAGAGACCTGGAGAGGAAGCTGTCGGAGATTGAGGTCTCCATCCCGGAGAAGCCCTC GACTTTTACCAAGGATGCTATTGACACCTCCAAGCTGCCCCTTTCCTACCAAAGCAACACGCCCAAGGAGGAACACCTGCTGCAGGTGGCAGACAACTTCTCCCGCCAGTACAGCCATTTGTGCCCGGACCGCGTGCCCCTCTTCTTGTACCCAGTGAACGAGTGCAACGTGCCT AAGTTCGTGAGCACGACCATCCGGCCCACACTGATGCCTTACCCTGAGCTCTACAACTGGGACACCTGCGCCCAGTTTGTCTCAGACTTCCTGTCCGTGGTGCCCTTGCCCGACCCCCTCAAGCCG CCCTCCTACCTGTACTCCTCGACCACGGTGCTCAAGTACCAGGAGGGCAACTGCTTTGACTTCAGCACGCTGCTCTGCTCCATGCTCCTCGGCGCCGGCTACGATGCCTACTGCGTCTACGGCTATGGCTCGCAGGACCTGTGCCACATGGACCTGACTCGAGAGGTGTGCCCACTCACCGTGAAGCCCAAGGAG GAGCAGGAGAGTGCAAAGACCGACCCCCTGCATGGCCTGCGGGTACACTCCTGGGTCCTGGTGTTGTCGGGGAAACGCGAGGTGCCCGAGAGCTTTTTCATTGACCCGTTCACTGCACGCAGCTACAGCACCCAAGACGACCACTTCCTGGGAATAGAGAGCCTCTGGAACCACAAGAACTACTGGGTCAACATGCAGGACTGTTGGAACTGCTGCAAG GACCTGGTCTTTGACCTGGGAGACCCTGTGAGGTGGGAGTACCTGCTCTTGGAGACTGACAAGCCTCTCCTGTCCCTGACTGAGGAGGAGGACGACGGGATGAACGATGACGATGATGTGGAAAATCTG GGCAAGGAGGATGAGGATAAGAGCTTCGACATGCCGTGCTCGTGGGTGGAGCAGATTGAGATCTCCCCAGAAG CGTTCGAGACCCGCTGCCCAAACGGGAAGAAGGTGATACAGTACAAGAGGGCAAGGCTGGAGAAGTGGGCCCCGTACCTCAACAACAACGGCCTTGTGTGCCGCCTCACCACCTACGAGGACTTGCAGT GTACCAAGATTTTGGAGATAAAGGAGTGGTTCCAGAACCGGAAGGATATGCTGGAGCTGAAGCACATAAACAAGGTCACGGGCCTGAACATCGACTACTTCAAGCCGGGCCACCCCCAGGCTCTGCGTG CGCACTCATACACGTCTATGCAACCCGAGATGGACCGCGTCATGGAGTTTTATGAAACGGCCCGCGTGGACGGCCTGATCAAACGGGAGGAGACGCCCAGGACAATGACGGAGTACTACCAAGGGCGGCCCGACCTCCTCTCCTACCGCCATGTCAATTTCGGGCCCCGGATCAAGAAGTTGTCTCTGAACAGTGCAGAGTCAAACCCCCGGCCCGTGGTG AAAATCACAGAGCGATTCTCCCGCGACCCTGCGAAGCCTGCAGATGAAGACGTGGCAGAGCGCGTGTTTCTGTTGCTGGATGAGCGCATCCAGCTGCGCTATCACTGCCGCGAGGACCACCTCACGGCCTCCAAGCGTGAGTTCCTGTGGCGCGCGGAGGGGGACAGCAAGGGCAACAAGATCATCATGACGCCTGACATGTGTCTCAGCTTTGAG GTGGAGCCCATGGAGCACACCAAGAAGCTTCTCTACCAGTACGAGGCCATGATGAAGCTGAAGAACGAGGAGAAGTTGGCCAGGCATCAGGCTTGGGAGTCAGAGCTGGAG GTGCTGGAGATCCTGAAGCTTcgggaggaagaggaggcggcGCATGTGCTGACCATCTCCATCTACGACACCAAGCGCAACGAGAAGAGCAAGGAGTATCGGGAGGCCATG GAGCGCATGATGCTCGAGGAGCACCTGTGGCAGGCGGAGGCCCAGCTGGACTACCTGGCCCCGTTTCTGGCACAGCTCCCACCAGGAGAGAAGCTGACACGCTGGCAGGCCGTGCGCCTCAAGGATGAGTGCCTCAGTGACTTCAAGCAGCGGCTCATCGACAAGGCCAACCTCATCCAGGCCCGGTTTGAAAAG GAGACCCAGGAGCTGCAAAAGCAGCAGCAGTGGTATCAGGAGAACCAGGTGACCCTGACACCCGAGGATGAAGACTTGTACCTGAGTTACTGCTCTCAGGCCATGTTCCGCATCCGCATCCTGGAGCAGCGGCTCAATCG ACACAAGGAGCTGGCCCCACTGAAGTACCTGGCTCTGGAGGAAAAGCTCTACAAGGACCCACGCCTGGTGGAGTTACTGAAAGTCTTTGTTTGA
- the DRC7 gene encoding dynein regulatory complex subunit 7 isoform X3 — protein sequence MLVAPSWSEVGHSECIYSSYRDLISRQSETQQMEVLKEKVEEEEEAERAEQAERAERAKKMMRPMEVRKEDTTRTQEMLRDLERKLSEIEVSIPEKPSTFTKDAIDTSKLPLSYQSNTPKEEHLLQVADNFSRQYSHLCPDRVPLFLYPVNECNVPKFVSTTIRPTLMPYPELYNWDTCAQFVSDFLSVVPLPDPLKPPSYLYSSTTVLKYQEGNCFDFSTLLCSMLLGAGYDAYCVYGYGSQDLCHMDLTREVCPLTVKPKEMVKEEEKAPPKKYAVKPPRDLTSRFEREQEIKRQEGVKAEEEKRLKQGERLAEQESAKTDPLHGLRVHSWVLVLSGKREVPESFFIDPFTARSYSTQDDHFLGIESLWNHKNYWVNMQDCWNCCKDLVFDLGDPVRWEYLLLETDKPLLSLTEEEDDGMNDDDDVENLGKEDEDKSFDMPCSWVEQIEISPEAFETRCPNGKKVIQYKRARLEKWAPYLNNNGLVCRLTTYEDLQCTKILEIKEWFQNRKDMLELKHINKVTGLNIDYFKPGHPQALRAHSYTSMQPEMDRVMEFYETARVDGLIKREETPRTMTEYYQGRPDLLSYRHVNFGPRIKKLSLNSAESNPRPVVKITERFSRDPAKPADEDVAERVFLLLDERIQLRYHCREDHLTASKREFLWRAEGDSKGNKIIMTPDMCLSFEVLEILKLREEEEAAHVLTISIYDTKRNEKSKEYREAMERMMLEEHLWQAEAQLDYLAPFLAQLPPGEKLTRWQAVRLKDECLSDFKQRLIDKANLIQARFEKETQELQKQQQWYQENQVTLTPEDEDLYLSYCSQAMFRIRILEQRLNRHKELAPLKYLALEEKLYKDPRLVELLKVFV from the exons ATGTTGGTGGCTCCTTCCTGGTCTGAAGTCGGCCACTCAGAGTGCATTTATTCCTCCTACAGAGACCTCATCTCTAGACAGTCGGAGACACAGCAGATGGAGGTCCTGAAGGAGaaagtggaggaggaagaggaggccgAGCGGGCCGAGCAGGCCGAGAGGGCCGAGAGGGCCAAGAAAATGATGAGGCCGATGGAGGTGCGGAAGGAGGACACCACCAGGACGCAGGAGATGCTCAGAGACCTGGAGAGGAAGCTGTCGGAGATTGAGGTCTCCATCCCGGAGAAGCCCTC GACTTTTACCAAGGATGCTATTGACACCTCCAAGCTGCCCCTTTCCTACCAAAGCAACACGCCCAAGGAGGAACACCTGCTGCAGGTGGCAGACAACTTCTCCCGCCAGTACAGCCATTTGTGCCCGGACCGCGTGCCCCTCTTCTTGTACCCAGTGAACGAGTGCAACGTGCCT AAGTTCGTGAGCACGACCATCCGGCCCACACTGATGCCTTACCCTGAGCTCTACAACTGGGACACCTGCGCCCAGTTTGTCTCAGACTTCCTGTCCGTGGTGCCCTTGCCCGACCCCCTCAAGCCG CCCTCCTACCTGTACTCCTCGACCACGGTGCTCAAGTACCAGGAGGGCAACTGCTTTGACTTCAGCACGCTGCTCTGCTCCATGCTCCTCGGCGCCGGCTACGATGCCTACTGCGTCTACGGCTATGGCTCGCAGGACCTGTGCCACATGGACCTGACTCGAGAGGTGTGCCCACTCACCGTGAAGCCCAAGGAG ATGgtcaaggaggaggaaaaggcacCACCTAAGAAGTACGCCGTCAAACCGCCCAGGGACCTGACAAGCAGGTTTGAGCGGGAGCAGGAGATAAAAAGGCAGGAGGGAGTCAAGGCCGAGGAGGAGAAGCGGCTGAAGCAGGGGGAGCGCCTCGCG GAGCAGGAGAGTGCAAAGACCGACCCCCTGCATGGCCTGCGGGTACACTCCTGGGTCCTGGTGTTGTCGGGGAAACGCGAGGTGCCCGAGAGCTTTTTCATTGACCCGTTCACTGCACGCAGCTACAGCACCCAAGACGACCACTTCCTGGGAATAGAGAGCCTCTGGAACCACAAGAACTACTGGGTCAACATGCAGGACTGTTGGAACTGCTGCAAG GACCTGGTCTTTGACCTGGGAGACCCTGTGAGGTGGGAGTACCTGCTCTTGGAGACTGACAAGCCTCTCCTGTCCCTGACTGAGGAGGAGGACGACGGGATGAACGATGACGATGATGTGGAAAATCTG GGCAAGGAGGATGAGGATAAGAGCTTCGACATGCCGTGCTCGTGGGTGGAGCAGATTGAGATCTCCCCAGAAG CGTTCGAGACCCGCTGCCCAAACGGGAAGAAGGTGATACAGTACAAGAGGGCAAGGCTGGAGAAGTGGGCCCCGTACCTCAACAACAACGGCCTTGTGTGCCGCCTCACCACCTACGAGGACTTGCAGT GTACCAAGATTTTGGAGATAAAGGAGTGGTTCCAGAACCGGAAGGATATGCTGGAGCTGAAGCACATAAACAAGGTCACGGGCCTGAACATCGACTACTTCAAGCCGGGCCACCCCCAGGCTCTGCGTG CGCACTCATACACGTCTATGCAACCCGAGATGGACCGCGTCATGGAGTTTTATGAAACGGCCCGCGTGGACGGCCTGATCAAACGGGAGGAGACGCCCAGGACAATGACGGAGTACTACCAAGGGCGGCCCGACCTCCTCTCCTACCGCCATGTCAATTTCGGGCCCCGGATCAAGAAGTTGTCTCTGAACAGTGCAGAGTCAAACCCCCGGCCCGTGGTG AAAATCACAGAGCGATTCTCCCGCGACCCTGCGAAGCCTGCAGATGAAGACGTGGCAGAGCGCGTGTTTCTGTTGCTGGATGAGCGCATCCAGCTGCGCTATCACTGCCGCGAGGACCACCTCACGGCCTCCAAGCGTGAGTTCCTGTGGCGCGCGGAGGGGGACAGCAAGGGCAACAAGATCATCATGACGCCTGACATGTGTCTCAGCTTTGAG GTGCTGGAGATCCTGAAGCTTcgggaggaagaggaggcggcGCATGTGCTGACCATCTCCATCTACGACACCAAGCGCAACGAGAAGAGCAAGGAGTATCGGGAGGCCATG GAGCGCATGATGCTCGAGGAGCACCTGTGGCAGGCGGAGGCCCAGCTGGACTACCTGGCCCCGTTTCTGGCACAGCTCCCACCAGGAGAGAAGCTGACACGCTGGCAGGCCGTGCGCCTCAAGGATGAGTGCCTCAGTGACTTCAAGCAGCGGCTCATCGACAAGGCCAACCTCATCCAGGCCCGGTTTGAAAAG GAGACCCAGGAGCTGCAAAAGCAGCAGCAGTGGTATCAGGAGAACCAGGTGACCCTGACACCCGAGGATGAAGACTTGTACCTGAGTTACTGCTCTCAGGCCATGTTCCGCATCCGCATCCTGGAGCAGCGGCTCAATCG ACACAAGGAGCTGGCCCCACTGAAGTACCTGGCTCTGGAGGAAAAGCTCTACAAGGACCCACGCCTGGTGGAGTTACTGAAAGTCTTTGTTTGA
- the DRC7 gene encoding dynein regulatory complex subunit 7 isoform X2 encodes MEVLKEKVEEEEEAERAEQAERAERAKKMMRPMEVRKEDTTRTQEMLRDLERKLSEIEVSIPEKPSTFTKDAIDTSKLPLSYQSNTPKEEHLLQVADNFSRQYSHLCPDRVPLFLYPVNECNVPKFVSTTIRPTLMPYPELYNWDTCAQFVSDFLSVVPLPDPLKPPSYLYSSTTVLKYQEGNCFDFSTLLCSMLLGAGYDAYCVYGYGSQDLCHMDLTREVCPLTVKPKEMVKEEEKAPPKKYAVKPPRDLTSRFEREQEIKRQEGVKAEEEKRLKQGERLAEQESAKTDPLHGLRVHSWVLVLSGKREVPESFFIDPFTARSYSTQDDHFLGIESLWNHKNYWVNMQDCWNCCKDLVFDLGDPVRWEYLLLETDKPLLSLTEEEDDGMNDDDDVENLGKEDEDKSFDMPCSWVEQIEISPEAFETRCPNGKKVIQYKRARLEKWAPYLNNNGLVCRLTTYEDLQCTKILEIKEWFQNRKDMLELKHINKVTGLNIDYFKPGHPQALRAHSYTSMQPEMDRVMEFYETARVDGLIKREETPRTMTEYYQGRPDLLSYRHVNFGPRIKKLSLNSAESNPRPVVKITERFSRDPAKPADEDVAERVFLLLDERIQLRYHCREDHLTASKREFLWRAEGDSKGNKIIMTPDMCLSFEVEPMEHTKKLLYQYEAMMKLKNEEKLARHQAWESELEVLEILKLREEEEAAHVLTISIYDTKRNEKSKEYREAMERMMLEEHLWQAEAQLDYLAPFLAQLPPGEKLTRWQAVRLKDECLSDFKQRLIDKANLIQARFEKETQELQKQQQWYQENQVTLTPEDEDLYLSYCSQAMFRIRILEQRLNRHKELAPLKYLALEEKLYKDPRLVELLKVFV; translated from the exons ATGGAGGTCCTGAAGGAGaaagtggaggaggaagaggaggccgAGCGGGCCGAGCAGGCCGAGAGGGCCGAGAGGGCCAAGAAAATGATGAGGCCGATGGAGGTGCGGAAGGAGGACACCACCAGGACGCAGGAGATGCTCAGAGACCTGGAGAGGAAGCTGTCGGAGATTGAGGTCTCCATCCCGGAGAAGCCCTC GACTTTTACCAAGGATGCTATTGACACCTCCAAGCTGCCCCTTTCCTACCAAAGCAACACGCCCAAGGAGGAACACCTGCTGCAGGTGGCAGACAACTTCTCCCGCCAGTACAGCCATTTGTGCCCGGACCGCGTGCCCCTCTTCTTGTACCCAGTGAACGAGTGCAACGTGCCT AAGTTCGTGAGCACGACCATCCGGCCCACACTGATGCCTTACCCTGAGCTCTACAACTGGGACACCTGCGCCCAGTTTGTCTCAGACTTCCTGTCCGTGGTGCCCTTGCCCGACCCCCTCAAGCCG CCCTCCTACCTGTACTCCTCGACCACGGTGCTCAAGTACCAGGAGGGCAACTGCTTTGACTTCAGCACGCTGCTCTGCTCCATGCTCCTCGGCGCCGGCTACGATGCCTACTGCGTCTACGGCTATGGCTCGCAGGACCTGTGCCACATGGACCTGACTCGAGAGGTGTGCCCACTCACCGTGAAGCCCAAGGAG ATGgtcaaggaggaggaaaaggcacCACCTAAGAAGTACGCCGTCAAACCGCCCAGGGACCTGACAAGCAGGTTTGAGCGGGAGCAGGAGATAAAAAGGCAGGAGGGAGTCAAGGCCGAGGAGGAGAAGCGGCTGAAGCAGGGGGAGCGCCTCGCG GAGCAGGAGAGTGCAAAGACCGACCCCCTGCATGGCCTGCGGGTACACTCCTGGGTCCTGGTGTTGTCGGGGAAACGCGAGGTGCCCGAGAGCTTTTTCATTGACCCGTTCACTGCACGCAGCTACAGCACCCAAGACGACCACTTCCTGGGAATAGAGAGCCTCTGGAACCACAAGAACTACTGGGTCAACATGCAGGACTGTTGGAACTGCTGCAAG GACCTGGTCTTTGACCTGGGAGACCCTGTGAGGTGGGAGTACCTGCTCTTGGAGACTGACAAGCCTCTCCTGTCCCTGACTGAGGAGGAGGACGACGGGATGAACGATGACGATGATGTGGAAAATCTG GGCAAGGAGGATGAGGATAAGAGCTTCGACATGCCGTGCTCGTGGGTGGAGCAGATTGAGATCTCCCCAGAAG CGTTCGAGACCCGCTGCCCAAACGGGAAGAAGGTGATACAGTACAAGAGGGCAAGGCTGGAGAAGTGGGCCCCGTACCTCAACAACAACGGCCTTGTGTGCCGCCTCACCACCTACGAGGACTTGCAGT GTACCAAGATTTTGGAGATAAAGGAGTGGTTCCAGAACCGGAAGGATATGCTGGAGCTGAAGCACATAAACAAGGTCACGGGCCTGAACATCGACTACTTCAAGCCGGGCCACCCCCAGGCTCTGCGTG CGCACTCATACACGTCTATGCAACCCGAGATGGACCGCGTCATGGAGTTTTATGAAACGGCCCGCGTGGACGGCCTGATCAAACGGGAGGAGACGCCCAGGACAATGACGGAGTACTACCAAGGGCGGCCCGACCTCCTCTCCTACCGCCATGTCAATTTCGGGCCCCGGATCAAGAAGTTGTCTCTGAACAGTGCAGAGTCAAACCCCCGGCCCGTGGTG AAAATCACAGAGCGATTCTCCCGCGACCCTGCGAAGCCTGCAGATGAAGACGTGGCAGAGCGCGTGTTTCTGTTGCTGGATGAGCGCATCCAGCTGCGCTATCACTGCCGCGAGGACCACCTCACGGCCTCCAAGCGTGAGTTCCTGTGGCGCGCGGAGGGGGACAGCAAGGGCAACAAGATCATCATGACGCCTGACATGTGTCTCAGCTTTGAG GTGGAGCCCATGGAGCACACCAAGAAGCTTCTCTACCAGTACGAGGCCATGATGAAGCTGAAGAACGAGGAGAAGTTGGCCAGGCATCAGGCTTGGGAGTCAGAGCTGGAG GTGCTGGAGATCCTGAAGCTTcgggaggaagaggaggcggcGCATGTGCTGACCATCTCCATCTACGACACCAAGCGCAACGAGAAGAGCAAGGAGTATCGGGAGGCCATG GAGCGCATGATGCTCGAGGAGCACCTGTGGCAGGCGGAGGCCCAGCTGGACTACCTGGCCCCGTTTCTGGCACAGCTCCCACCAGGAGAGAAGCTGACACGCTGGCAGGCCGTGCGCCTCAAGGATGAGTGCCTCAGTGACTTCAAGCAGCGGCTCATCGACAAGGCCAACCTCATCCAGGCCCGGTTTGAAAAG GAGACCCAGGAGCTGCAAAAGCAGCAGCAGTGGTATCAGGAGAACCAGGTGACCCTGACACCCGAGGATGAAGACTTGTACCTGAGTTACTGCTCTCAGGCCATGTTCCGCATCCGCATCCTGGAGCAGCGGCTCAATCG ACACAAGGAGCTGGCCCCACTGAAGTACCTGGCTCTGGAGGAAAAGCTCTACAAGGACCCACGCCTGGTGGAGTTACTGAAAGTCTTTGTTTGA